The region TAGGTTGAGACGGAGATTTCAAAATCGGCGATCCGGCTGATCCCGGCAACCAGTGCGGCGGAATTCGCATAGCCATCCGGATGCGGGCGGAATTTCGATCCGGGTCCGTCCTGTGCATCGCCGCGCAGCGCGACGATATGGCGGACGCCGATGTCCCAATAGCCGTGGACGATAGTATCGATTTCATCCCTCGCGGCGGCGACGCAGGTCAGATGCGCGGCGGGCTTCACCTTGGTCTGGTTGACGATCCGGGCAACCGTCGCATGCGTGCGTTCGCGGGTCGAGCCGCCGGCGCCATAAGTCACGGAAACAAAACTCGGACCCAGAGGCGCGAGCCGTTTGATCGATTCCCAGAGGGTTGCTTCCATCGCCTCGCTCGCCGGAGGAAAAAACTCGAACGAGACAGAAATATCAGGACAGAGCGAGCGGCTCGCACGCGGAAAACTACAAGATTGCTTTTCATTCATGCGAATTCTCGCGTCGTTACAGGAAGCGGGTCGGCGAGC is a window of Methylocapsa sp. D3K7 DNA encoding:
- the metF gene encoding methylenetetrahydrofolate reductase [NAD(P)H]; the protein is MNEKQSCSFPRASRSLCPDISVSFEFFPPASEAMEATLWESIKRLAPLGPSFVSVTYGAGGSTRERTHATVARIVNQTKVKPAAHLTCVAAARDEIDTIVHGYWDIGVRHIVALRGDAQDGPGSKFRPHPDGYANSAALVAGISRIADFEISVSTYPEGHPESASADADIDVLKAKIDAGASRAITQFFFENEIYLRFLDKVRARGIDVPITPGIVPVQNFQQTANFAKRAGASVPQWLADRFEGLENDPQTRKLVAATVAAEQVLDLVDHGIREFHFYTMNRADLVYAICHLLGLRPNLEQRAA